The following proteins come from a genomic window of Lolium rigidum isolate FL_2022 chromosome 5, APGP_CSIRO_Lrig_0.1, whole genome shotgun sequence:
- the LOC124654923 gene encoding uncharacterized protein LOC124654923 — protein MKMSKAPQLLKKAAAMCKSKTSVLAGRLLVLAALQRRRMTSATVISHKIHALVVADRQSMDCRKALMLQNAERRPAVIHGGDMASDLSHQLALFGQETGHGGCPDWTLHPIFSDDENSYTEDSEDEDDGDVLLDACHDDDDEPSVMDVIRINREVEGLEFNMEEEIDQAADMFIRRFRQQLSKSF, from the coding sequence ATGAAGATGTCCAAGGCCCCACAGCTCCTGAAGAAGGCTGCGGCGATGTGCAAGAGCAAGACAAGCGTGCTCGCAGGCAGGCTCCTGGTCCTCGCTGCGCTCCAGCGCCGCAGGATGACATCTGCCACTGTAATCTCTCACAAGATCCATGCGCTCGTTGTGGCTGACCGGCAGAGCATGGACTGCCGCAAGGCACTCATGCTGCAAAATGCCGAGAGGAGACCGGCCGTCATCCATGGTGGTGACATGGCTTCCGATCTCTCTCACCAATTGGCTCTGTTCGGTCAGGAAACTGGTCATGGTGGCTGCCCAGACTGGACACTGCACCCCATCTTCAGCGATGATGAAAACTCCTACACTGAGGATTCTGAAGACGAAGACGATGGTGATGTGCTACTCGATGCGTgccatgatgatgacgatgagccATCGGTCATGGACGTTATCAGGATCAACCGAGAGGTAGAGGGTTTGGAGTTCAACATGGAGGAGGAGATTGACCAGGCTGCCGATATGTTCATCAGGAGGTTCCGGCAGCAGTTGAGCAAGAGCTTTTAG